One region of Hymenobacter sediminicola genomic DNA includes:
- a CDS encoding SDR family NAD(P)-dependent oxidoreductase — translation MQQRFQDKVCFVTGATSGIGRAVAVQMAQEGGRVAILGRDAQEGRDVVREIKAAGGTAMFIRTDVGRDAQLVAAVNKTLAAWHKIDVLVSNAGMMTFDTILTLKPKSWDTLLQVNLRSLFRLTQLCLPHMKHGSIVAVSSVHAHQTTPNVIPYATSKGAIEAFVRGLSQEIPHTHTRINAVAPGAVDTPMLWSNPNVKSGKEKITGQVGTPEELSAAICFLASSEASFINGTTLVADGGRLATL, via the coding sequence GCCGTAGCAGTCCAGATGGCTCAGGAAGGGGGCCGAGTGGCCATACTAGGCCGCGACGCACAGGAGGGCCGAGACGTAGTGCGTGAGATAAAAGCGGCTGGAGGAACGGCTATGTTTATCCGTACAGACGTGGGCCGCGATGCGCAACTAGTGGCAGCCGTAAACAAAACGCTGGCTGCTTGGCATAAAATAGACGTTCTGGTCAGCAATGCCGGTATGATGACCTTCGATACCATCCTTACGCTCAAGCCCAAGAGCTGGGACACGCTTTTGCAGGTGAATCTGCGCAGTTTGTTTCGGCTCACGCAGTTGTGTCTGCCGCATATGAAGCACGGCAGTATCGTGGCCGTCAGTTCGGTACATGCCCATCAGACTACTCCCAACGTTATTCCATACGCCACCAGCAAGGGCGCCATTGAGGCCTTTGTACGGGGCTTGAGTCAGGAAATTCCGCACACGCACACTCGCATCAATGCTGTAGCGCCTGGTGCCGTGGATACGCCAATGCTTTGGAGCAACCCGAACGTGAAGAGCGGCAAAGAGAAAATCACTGGTCAGGTAGGCACTCCTGAAGAGTTGTCGGCCGCCATTTGCTTCTTGGCTTCCTCCGAAGCCAGCTTCATCAACGGCACCACTCTGGTAGCTGACGGTGGGCGTCTGGCAACTTTATAG